GAGAACCGCAAGCAGTGCTGCTATATCCGGAAGGTGGAGCCGCTGAAGCGCGCGCTGCAGGGTGTGCAACTCTGGATTACCGGCATCAGGGCCGAGCAGTCCGACGCCCGCCACGACCTGCAGCTGCTGGAGTGGGACCCGGGTTTCCAGATGATCAAGTACAACCCGCTCCTGACCTGGTCTTTCGACGCCGTGCGTGAGGCCGTGCGCCAGCTCCATATCCCCTACAACCCGCTGCACGACAAAGGCTTTGTGAGCATCGGCTGCGCCCCCTGCACCCGCGCCATCGCCGAGGGTGAGGACTTCCGGGCAGGACGCTGGTGGTGGGAGAGCGACTCCAAGAAAGAGTGCGGGCTGCACGCACGTTAATTAAAAGGCTAAATGGTTTGATTGTTAAATGGTTGGAAGCATATACCTGAATTTTCAACAATTTAACAATACAGCAATTGAACAATTAAAATATGACGAAGAGATATTTAGATTACCTCGACCAGCTGGAGGCGGAAGCCATCCATATCATGCGCGAGGTAGCGGGCCAGTTCCAGAAACCGGCTCTCCTGTTTTCAGGCGGCAAAGACTCCATCACGCTGGTGCGTCTGGCCGAGAAGGCTTTCCGGCCGGGCAAGTTCCCGTTCCCGCTGGTACACATCGACACGGGCCACAACTTCCCGGAGGCCATCCGGTACCGCGACGAGCTGGCGGAGAGGCTGGGCGAGAAACTGATTGTGCGCCACGTAGAGGACACCATCAAAAAGCAGAACCTCACGGAGCCGGTGGGCCGCTATGCCAGCCGCAACGGCCTGCAGACCTATACCCTGCTGGAGACCATCGAGGAATTCGGGTTTGACGCCTGTATCGGCGGGGCCCGCCGCGACGAGGAGAAGGCCCGCGCCAAGGAGCGCATCTTCTCGGTACGCGACGAGTTCGGCCAGTGGGACCCGAAGCGCCAGCGCCCCGAGCTCTGGAACATCTACAACGGCCGTATCAGCCTGGGTGAGAACGTGCGCGCCTTCCCGATCAGCAACTGGACGGAGTTGGACGTGTGGAACTACATCAAGC
This window of the Pontibacter russatus genome carries:
- a CDS encoding phosphoadenylyl-sulfate reductase; protein product: MSQISALETKMPALLGLLEGKSIEESLAILAAQFPGQIAFSSSLGIEDQLITHYIFENNLPIRVFSLDTGRLFNETYNLLHKTNEHYGKKIEVFFPQHEAVEQMVTEKGTLSFYASVENRKQCCYIRKVEPLKRALQGVQLWITGIRAEQSDARHDLQLLEWDPGFQMIKYNPLLTWSFDAVREAVRQLHIPYNPLHDKGFVSIGCAPCTRAIAEGEDFRAGRWWWESDSKKECGLHAR
- the cysD gene encoding sulfate adenylyltransferase subunit CysD; this translates as MTKRYLDYLDQLEAEAIHIMREVAGQFQKPALLFSGGKDSITLVRLAEKAFRPGKFPFPLVHIDTGHNFPEAIRYRDELAERLGEKLIVRHVEDTIKKQNLTEPVGRYASRNGLQTYTLLETIEEFGFDACIGGARRDEEKARAKERIFSVRDEFGQWDPKRQRPELWNIYNGRISLGENVRAFPISNWTELDVWNYIKREEITLPNIYFTHERDCLIRDGKLMAWSDFIYREPEDEVVKRQVRFRTVGDMTCTAAVESIAFDIDSVIAEIIESKISERGATRIDDKLSETAMEDRKKGGYF